In Halopseudomonas nanhaiensis, a single window of DNA contains:
- a CDS encoding MFS transporter, producing the protein MPPIPHVRLSSFYFAYFALLGGVAPFLSLYFHHLGFSPARIGELVAIPMLMRCLAPNLWGWLGDRTGQRLLIVRLGALCTAVAFSGIFLRQDYLWLAMIMALHSFFWHAVLPQFEAITLSHLGDKGSRYARIRLWGSVGFIATVALLGMALEWSTLDVYPAVMFGIMLAIFCCSLVVPAPPTLRPRAGGEAASGFLQQLRRPGVIAFFVSVALMQLSHGPYYTFLTLHLEALGYGRTLIGFLWALGVIAEIVLFLFMARVLAAASLKQLLVASFALAALRWLLIGSLASSLPVLLLAQLMHAATFGAFHVASIHFVQRSFDERLQGQGQALYATLAGIGGALGALYSGYAWHDLGALWTFTIASLAAATAALLLWRQLPARP; encoded by the coding sequence ATGCCCCCCATCCCTCACGTCCGCCTCTCGAGTTTCTATTTCGCCTACTTTGCGTTGCTGGGCGGGGTAGCGCCGTTCCTGTCGCTGTATTTCCACCATCTGGGGTTCTCACCGGCGCGTATCGGCGAGCTGGTCGCCATTCCAATGCTGATGCGCTGCCTGGCGCCGAATCTGTGGGGATGGCTGGGCGATCGTACCGGGCAGCGCCTGCTGATCGTGCGGCTGGGCGCGTTGTGTACAGCAGTTGCCTTCAGCGGCATCTTTCTGCGTCAGGATTATCTATGGCTGGCGATGATCATGGCTCTGCACAGTTTCTTCTGGCACGCCGTACTGCCCCAGTTCGAGGCAATCACGCTGTCACACCTCGGCGATAAGGGCTCTCGCTATGCACGGATTCGCCTGTGGGGTTCGGTAGGGTTCATCGCGACGGTAGCGCTGCTGGGCATGGCACTGGAATGGTCGACACTGGATGTCTACCCGGCGGTGATGTTCGGCATCATGCTGGCAATCTTCTGTTGCAGCCTGGTCGTCCCTGCGCCACCGACCCTTCGCCCGCGAGCCGGTGGCGAGGCCGCCAGCGGCTTCCTGCAGCAGCTGCGCCGGCCTGGCGTCATCGCCTTTTTCGTATCGGTAGCACTGATGCAGCTGTCGCATGGCCCGTACTACACCTTCCTGACGCTGCATCTGGAGGCCCTTGGCTACGGACGAACATTGATCGGCTTTCTATGGGCGCTGGGAGTGATCGCCGAAATCGTGCTCTTCCTGTTCATGGCCCGGGTGCTGGCCGCGGCGTCACTCAAACAGCTGCTCGTCGCCAGTTTTGCATTGGCTGCGTTACGCTGGTTGCTGATCGGATCCCTCGCCTCCAGCCTGCCCGTATTGCTGCTGGCGCAGCTGATGCACGCTGCCACCTTTGGCGCCTTCCATGTGGCGTCCATCCACTTTGTGCAGCGCAGCTTCGATGAGCGGCTGCAGGGGCAGGGTCAGGCGTTGTATGCCACCCTCGCGGGCATCGGTGGCGCGCTAGGTGCGCTGTACTCCGGGTATGCCTGGCATGATCTTGGTGCCCTCTGGACTTTCACAATCGCGAGCCTCGCTGCGGCGACGGCTGCCCTGCTGCTGTGGCGCCAGCTGCCTGCTCGCCCATAA
- a CDS encoding PLDc N-terminal domain-containing protein, with protein sequence MDLGIGGGLIGLIILALDIWAIINVIGSGSSTGSKVLWVLLILLLPVVGLIIWAIAGPRSARA encoded by the coding sequence ATGGACTTAGGTATAGGCGGGGGCCTTATTGGCCTGATCATCCTGGCGCTGGACATCTGGGCGATCATCAATGTTATCGGAAGTGGCTCCAGCACCGGTTCGAAGGTGCTTTGGGTACTGCTGATCCTTCTGCTTCCGGTCGTCGGTCTGATCATCTGGGCTATCGCCGGACCGCGAAGCGCAAGGGCCTAG
- a CDS encoding SDR family oxidoreductase: protein MADHGLRVALVTGAARGIGHGIAADLLARGWSVALADIDADEGRRALDALAGTGEAMFVEIDISDEASVVQGIDAVRARFGRLDALVNNAGIADPDNGPLERLSLAEWNRRLGTNLTGAFLMTKHSVPMLRESHGSIVNMASTRAAQSEPNTEAYASSKGALVAFTHATAVSLGPDVRVNAVSPGWIDTRGEAERQQEPLRPIDHAQHAAGRVGRPADVAALVAYLVGDESGFVTGQNFTIDGGISRQMIYAE, encoded by the coding sequence GTGGCCGATCACGGTCTTCGAGTCGCTCTGGTAACGGGTGCGGCGCGCGGTATCGGCCATGGCATTGCTGCCGACCTGCTGGCTCGAGGTTGGTCGGTGGCGCTTGCCGACATCGACGCGGACGAGGGCCGTCGCGCCCTCGACGCGCTGGCCGGCACCGGTGAAGCAATGTTTGTCGAGATCGACATCTCCGACGAGGCAAGCGTTGTACAGGGTATCGATGCGGTGCGCGCCAGGTTCGGACGGCTCGACGCCCTGGTCAATAATGCCGGCATAGCCGACCCCGACAATGGGCCATTGGAGCGACTCTCGCTCGCCGAATGGAACCGGCGTCTGGGCACCAACCTGACCGGTGCGTTTCTGATGACCAAGCACAGCGTTCCGATGCTGCGCGAGTCGCATGGCAGTATTGTCAACATGGCGTCGACGCGGGCGGCACAGTCAGAGCCGAACACCGAAGCGTACGCTTCGAGCAAGGGCGCCCTGGTCGCGTTCACGCACGCGACGGCGGTCAGCCTCGGCCCGGATGTACGCGTCAATGCGGTCAGTCCCGGCTGGATCGACACCCGCGGTGAGGCCGAGCGGCAACAGGAGCCACTGCGACCGATTGATCACGCGCAGCACGCAGCAGGGCGAGTAGGCCGCCCGGCGGATGTGGCAGCGCTGGTCGCTTACCTTGTGGGCGATGAAAGCGGCTTCGTTACCGGGCAGAACTTCACCATCGACGGCGGCATCAGCCGTCAGATGATCTACGCGGAGTAG
- a CDS encoding histidine phosphatase family protein — protein sequence MVAWRGGVGAAVLLACLAAHADPLANLQADRAFLLMRHAHAPGIGDPEHFKLRDCDTQRNLDEQGRNEARAWGRKLRSVPLAGSIQLYSSRWCRALDTATGMDLGPVVEVPALDSFFSERGRSEQATHELKSFVDELPEGQLAVLVTHQVNITALTGIVPASGEALLIALPLTDPPDILARIPPP from the coding sequence ATGGTTGCCTGGCGCGGTGGGGTGGGCGCTGCAGTGCTTTTGGCCTGCCTCGCAGCGCATGCTGACCCGTTGGCCAATCTGCAGGCAGACCGGGCTTTCCTGCTGATGCGACACGCTCATGCGCCGGGTATTGGCGACCCGGAGCACTTTAAGCTCCGAGACTGCGATACCCAGCGCAATCTTGATGAGCAAGGCCGGAACGAGGCGCGTGCCTGGGGCCGAAAGCTTCGCAGTGTCCCACTGGCAGGGTCGATCCAGCTCTACTCGAGCCGCTGGTGTCGTGCGCTGGACACGGCAACGGGCATGGATCTGGGTCCGGTTGTGGAAGTGCCGGCGCTAGATTCGTTCTTCAGCGAGCGTGGGCGGTCGGAGCAGGCGACACACGAGCTCAAATCCTTCGTCGACGAGTTACCTGAAGGCCAACTGGCGGTGCTGGTCACCCATCAGGTGAACATCACCGCGCTGACCGGTATCGTCCCGGCTTCAGGAGAGGCGCTGCTCATCGCCTTGCCGCTGACCGACCCGCCGGACATCCTCGCTCGCATCCCGCCGCCCTGA
- a CDS encoding ferredoxin--NADP reductase — MSGFNNERVLSVHHWTDTLFSFTTTRDPAFRFKNGHFIMIGLEVEGRPLMRAYSIASPNYEDTLEFFSIKVPDGPLTSRLQNIQPGDQIMLSRKPTGTLVLDHLLPGRNLYLLSTGTGLAPFISIIQDPETYEQYDKVILTHGCRYVRELAYEKLITEELPNHEFFGDQVREKLIYYPTVTREPFRNQGRLTDLMNSGKLYQDIGLPPLDLEHDRFMLCGSPSMLKDTCAILDAQGFKEARHGDQGHYVIERAFVEK; from the coding sequence ATGTCCGGATTCAACAACGAGCGCGTCCTGAGCGTCCATCATTGGACGGATACGCTGTTCAGCTTTACCACGACGCGCGACCCTGCTTTCCGTTTCAAGAACGGTCACTTCATCATGATTGGCCTGGAGGTCGAAGGCCGACCGTTGATGCGGGCGTACAGTATCGCCAGTCCGAACTACGAGGATACGCTGGAGTTTTTCAGCATCAAGGTGCCCGACGGCCCACTCACCTCGCGCCTCCAGAACATCCAGCCCGGCGATCAGATCATGCTGAGTCGCAAGCCCACCGGTACCTTGGTACTCGACCATTTGCTGCCCGGCCGCAATCTGTACCTGCTGAGCACGGGCACCGGGCTAGCCCCGTTTATCAGTATCATCCAGGACCCGGAGACGTACGAGCAGTACGACAAGGTCATCCTCACCCACGGATGTCGATACGTGCGTGAACTGGCCTATGAAAAGTTGATCACCGAAGAGCTGCCCAACCATGAGTTTTTTGGTGATCAGGTGCGCGAGAAGTTGATTTACTACCCTACCGTCACCCGCGAGCCATTTCGCAATCAGGGGCGCCTGACGGACCTGATGAACAGCGGCAAGCTTTATCAGGACATCGGTCTGCCGCCGCTGGACCTCGAACATGACCGTTTCATGCTCTGCGGCAGCCCGAGCATGCTCAAGGATACGTGCGCGATCCTCGATGCTCAGGGGTTCAAGGAAGCCCGACACGGTGACCAGGGGCACTACGTGATCGAGCGGGCGTTCGTCGAAAAATAA
- a CDS encoding LysR family transcriptional regulator produces the protein MKFTLRQLDVFLATAYHENLTRAAESLAMSQSAASSALRDLERQFDVQLFDRVGKRLQLNELGQTIRPRAQSLVDQARSLETALAQHEDVGHLKVGATLSIGNYLAVEIMARYMVDQPGSRVELEVANTATIARKVANFELDIGLIEGEVHHPELNMQHWRDDELVVFCAPDHPWAGKPWLTDAELLDADWIVREPGSGTRQHFEWAMHGLLPELTIKLELQHTEAIKRAVEAGLGIGCLSAITLGDAFRRGSLVPLPVPHRDFHRAFYFVLQKSKFRSAGIERWIELCREVMPVAGE, from the coding sequence ATGAAATTCACCCTCCGGCAACTTGATGTTTTTCTGGCCACCGCCTATCACGAGAATCTCACGCGCGCTGCCGAAAGTCTGGCCATGTCTCAGTCTGCAGCGAGCAGTGCGCTGCGCGATCTGGAACGACAGTTCGACGTACAGCTGTTCGACCGGGTCGGCAAGCGTCTGCAGCTCAACGAGTTGGGACAGACCATTCGGCCGCGGGCCCAGAGTCTCGTTGATCAGGCGCGCAGCCTGGAAACCGCGCTGGCGCAACATGAGGATGTGGGTCACCTGAAGGTGGGCGCTACGCTCAGTATCGGCAACTATCTGGCGGTGGAGATCATGGCTCGGTATATGGTCGACCAGCCCGGTTCCCGCGTTGAACTCGAGGTGGCCAATACCGCGACCATTGCCAGGAAGGTGGCGAACTTCGAGCTGGACATCGGCTTGATCGAGGGCGAGGTGCATCATCCGGAGCTCAACATGCAGCACTGGCGTGATGATGAGCTAGTGGTTTTCTGCGCGCCGGATCATCCCTGGGCCGGAAAACCGTGGCTGACGGACGCCGAGCTGCTCGATGCAGACTGGATTGTCCGCGAGCCGGGATCCGGGACACGACAGCATTTCGAATGGGCCATGCACGGCCTGTTGCCGGAGCTCACCATCAAGCTGGAGCTGCAGCATACCGAGGCGATCAAGCGAGCGGTGGAGGCGGGACTGGGGATCGGTTGTCTGTCGGCGATCACGCTTGGCGATGCGTTTCGCCGAGGCAGCCTGGTGCCCCTGCCTGTGCCGCACCGGGACTTCCATCGCGCGTTCTATTTCGTCCTGCAGAAGAGCAAGTTTCGTAGCGCCGGGATTGAACGCTGGATCGAGCTCTGTCGTGAAGTGATGCCGGTGGCGGGAGAATAA
- a CDS encoding glycine zipper 2TM domain-containing protein — MNKSMLSGIVLGAVVATAGGAIAGYSAMANKTPTHADVTRVAEIKEQEKTPRQVCRDVTVTRQKPVKDQHQVIGTVAGAVIGGVLGNQVGGGNGKKVATVAGAAAGGYAGNKAQEQLQANSTYTTTEQRCETVYDINDKIVGYQVDYRIGEETGTVRMDSHPGERIPLQNGQLALNLQ; from the coding sequence ATGAACAAGTCAATGCTGTCAGGTATCGTGCTCGGCGCTGTCGTCGCCACAGCCGGCGGCGCCATTGCCGGCTACAGCGCGATGGCAAACAAGACCCCGACCCATGCTGACGTCACCAGGGTCGCGGAGATCAAGGAACAGGAAAAAACCCCACGCCAGGTCTGCCGTGACGTCACCGTCACGCGTCAGAAGCCGGTCAAGGACCAGCACCAGGTGATCGGCACCGTCGCAGGAGCAGTGATTGGTGGCGTACTGGGCAATCAGGTCGGCGGCGGTAACGGCAAGAAGGTTGCCACCGTGGCTGGTGCTGCTGCGGGTGGTTACGCAGGCAACAAGGCCCAGGAGCAACTCCAGGCCAACAGCACCTACACCACTACGGAACAGCGCTGCGAAACCGTCTACGACATCAACGACAAGATCGTTGGGTACCAGGTGGATTATCGCATCGGCGAAGAAACTGGCACCGTTCGCATGGACAGTCATCCAGGCGAGCGCATCCCCCTTCAGAATGGCCAGCTGGCACTGAATCTTCAGTAA
- a CDS encoding sensor domain-containing protein, producing MVHTPGAFMADNAFYQDEAFRLLFHRLPMACMLVDHNSGRIIDLNRAFHLRLGWRPESIIGQPERDFPMWSDRQQRRRLHAANVENATQEPLEMLLRSRDGTIKPALVSVEYLEVGGIDARLYTIRGHAGSVVGPGLPPLSQSDTALEQSQERLRLALDASQMGIWELDLSDGKLHASARAARLHGFSGADWEGALGTFMADTAPSDRKAMRKAFVAICRGGQQRYRLTYRLQRRTGEPRWLEAMATLNRSASGKPLGMVGTLVDITERRRSEQALIDSENKFASLFQGSPDPYALLNTRTHVFIEINRSFADVFGYQPEQIIGRTLGEIALWPKTALAERIHGVLATGESLSNELMELCDAERKVHVCEVSSSLLTINRQRCVLFGFRDVTERKAIEARVKHLAYHDALTDLPNRALLKDRLEQHIALYDRHQLKGALLFFDLDHFKHINDSLGHSCGDAVLQEVTRRLAEHVRREDTVARLGGDEFVVLLSGLEANDDAFVEGVQTTAEKLRSVLSEPMLIEGHSLQLSTSIGVALIPDHGESPDDLLKRADIALYRVKESGRNGVAFFEQSMQVTASNRLVIENELRRALARSEFKVHYQPQFDSLSRRIIGAEALLRWDHPEQGLIGPGSFIKVLEESGMIIETGRWVLAEACRFFSRLGEAGLVGFDHFSLSVNISPRQFRQTGFVDLVRESIGSHALPAGCIKLEITESVVIENISDTVEKMQELRRLGVSFAIDDFGTGYSSLSYLKRLPLDLLKIDQSFVRDCASNGNDAEIIRAIVAIARSLKLDMIAEGVETEEQLSFLRGVACHCYQGYLFSAPLSEADFVELLRKS from the coding sequence ATGGTCCACACGCCGGGCGCATTCATGGCCGATAATGCGTTTTATCAGGACGAGGCATTTCGGCTGCTTTTTCACCGGCTGCCCATGGCCTGCATGCTGGTCGATCACAACAGCGGCCGCATCATTGACCTGAACCGCGCCTTTCACCTGCGTTTGGGTTGGCGTCCGGAGTCGATCATTGGCCAGCCGGAGCGCGACTTCCCGATGTGGAGCGATCGGCAGCAGCGTCGGCGCCTGCACGCAGCCAACGTGGAGAACGCTACTCAAGAGCCGCTGGAGATGCTGCTGCGTAGCCGGGACGGCACCATCAAACCCGCGCTGGTGTCAGTCGAGTATCTTGAAGTGGGCGGCATCGACGCTCGGCTGTATACCATCCGGGGGCATGCCGGCAGCGTGGTCGGCCCCGGCCTGCCGCCTCTGTCTCAATCCGACACGGCGCTCGAGCAGAGTCAGGAGCGTCTGCGCCTGGCGCTGGACGCGTCCCAGATGGGCATCTGGGAGCTCGATCTCTCGGACGGAAAACTGCACGCCTCAGCCCGTGCGGCCAGACTGCACGGCTTCAGCGGAGCGGATTGGGAAGGCGCGCTTGGCACCTTCATGGCGGACACCGCTCCAAGCGACCGCAAGGCCATGCGCAAGGCCTTCGTCGCCATCTGCCGCGGCGGGCAACAGCGCTATCGCCTGACCTACCGCCTGCAGCGGCGCACCGGCGAGCCTCGCTGGCTGGAAGCCATGGCCACGCTCAATCGCAGCGCCAGCGGCAAACCCCTGGGCATGGTCGGTACGCTGGTGGACATCACCGAGCGTCGGCGCAGCGAGCAGGCATTGATCGACAGCGAAAACAAGTTCGCCTCACTGTTTCAGGGCTCGCCCGACCCCTACGCGCTGCTCAATACCCGGACCCATGTTTTCATCGAGATCAATCGAAGCTTCGCCGACGTGTTCGGCTACCAACCCGAGCAGATCATCGGACGCACGCTGGGCGAGATCGCGCTATGGCCGAAGACGGCTCTGGCCGAACGAATTCACGGCGTGCTGGCCACCGGAGAATCGCTGAGCAACGAACTCATGGAGCTGTGCGATGCCGAGCGCAAGGTTCACGTATGCGAGGTGTCCAGCTCCCTTCTGACGATCAACCGGCAGCGCTGCGTTCTGTTCGGCTTTCGTGATGTAACCGAACGCAAGGCGATCGAGGCGCGGGTGAAGCACCTCGCCTATCACGATGCCCTCACCGATCTGCCCAACCGCGCGCTGCTGAAGGACCGGCTGGAACAGCATATTGCGCTGTACGACCGGCATCAGCTCAAAGGGGCGTTGCTGTTTTTCGATCTCGACCATTTCAAGCACATCAATGACTCGCTGGGTCACTCCTGCGGCGACGCGGTACTGCAGGAGGTCACCAGACGGCTGGCAGAGCACGTGCGTCGCGAGGACACAGTCGCACGCCTCGGCGGCGACGAATTCGTGGTCCTGCTGAGCGGGCTCGAGGCAAACGATGATGCCTTTGTCGAGGGCGTCCAGACCACGGCAGAAAAGCTGCGGTCGGTACTGTCCGAACCCATGCTCATTGAGGGCCATAGCCTTCAGTTGAGCACCAGTATCGGCGTGGCGCTGATACCCGATCACGGCGAGAGCCCCGATGACCTGCTCAAGCGAGCGGATATCGCGCTCTATCGGGTCAAGGAAAGCGGGCGCAACGGGGTGGCCTTCTTCGAACAGTCCATGCAGGTCACGGCCAGCAACCGGCTGGTCATCGAAAACGAATTGCGTCGCGCTCTGGCACGCAGCGAGTTCAAGGTGCACTACCAGCCGCAGTTCGACAGCCTGTCGCGTCGGATCATAGGGGCCGAAGCGCTGCTGCGCTGGGACCATCCCGAGCAGGGCCTGATCGGGCCCGGCAGCTTCATCAAGGTTCTGGAAGAAAGCGGCATGATCATCGAGACCGGTCGCTGGGTGTTGGCAGAGGCCTGCCGTTTTTTCTCACGGCTAGGCGAAGCCGGGCTGGTCGGCTTCGATCATTTCAGTCTGAGCGTCAACATCAGCCCACGCCAGTTCCGCCAGACCGGATTCGTCGATCTGGTGCGCGAGAGCATCGGCTCGCACGCCCTGCCGGCCGGATGCATCAAGCTGGAAATCACCGAAAGCGTGGTCATCGAGAACATCAGCGACACCGTGGAAAAGATGCAGGAGCTCCGTCGGCTGGGCGTCAGTTTCGCCATCGATGACTTCGGCACCGGCTACTCGTCTCTGTCCTATCTCAAGCGGCTCCCGCTCGACCTGCTGAAAATCGACCAGTCGTTCGTGCGGGATTGTGCCAGCAACGGCAATGACGCGGAAATCATCCGGGCAATCGTCGCCATCGCCCGTAGCCTGAAACTGGACATGATTGCCGAAGGGGTGGAAACCGAAGAGCAATTGAGCTTCCTGCGTGGTGTCGCCTGCCACTGTTACCAGGGCTATCTGTTCAGCGCACCGCTCAGCGAAGCGGATTTCGTCGAGCTGCTTCGGAAAAGCTGA
- a CDS encoding LysR family transcriptional regulator yields the protein MDTANLTAFLAVAKSGSFSQAADMLHLTQPAVSKRIATLEHQLGARLFDRIGRHISLTEAGRALLPRAGQVLQTLEDTRRALSNLSSKVEGRLVLGTSHHIGLHRLPPVLRQFTSRYPDVALDIRFLDSEVAYDQVLHGEIELAVITLAPTLDEPIVARHIWDDPLDFVVSPEHPLADYGSVTLSELGRFPAVFPGPSTFTHRVVSRLFQREEVVPQISMTTNYLETIKMMVSIGLAWSVLPRTMVDEQVTPLTVANGDISRQLGCIWHSGRTLSNAGRAMVEMLQTDG from the coding sequence ATGGATACCGCCAACCTTACCGCGTTCCTCGCTGTCGCCAAGTCCGGCTCGTTCTCCCAGGCCGCGGACATGCTGCACCTGACCCAACCGGCGGTGAGCAAGCGGATCGCCACGCTTGAGCACCAACTCGGCGCGCGACTGTTCGATCGCATCGGCCGGCACATCTCGCTCACCGAAGCCGGACGAGCGTTGCTGCCCCGCGCGGGCCAGGTTCTGCAGACACTCGAGGATACCCGTCGGGCGCTGAGCAATCTGTCGAGCAAGGTTGAAGGCCGGCTGGTGCTCGGCACCAGCCACCACATCGGGCTGCATCGTCTCCCGCCAGTGCTCAGACAATTCACGTCCCGGTATCCCGACGTGGCGCTGGACATACGTTTTCTGGATTCGGAGGTCGCCTACGATCAGGTCCTGCATGGAGAAATCGAGCTGGCGGTGATCACCTTGGCTCCCACGCTGGACGAGCCCATCGTGGCCAGACACATCTGGGACGATCCTCTCGACTTTGTCGTATCCCCCGAGCACCCCCTGGCCGACTACGGTTCGGTGACGTTGAGCGAACTGGGGCGATTTCCCGCCGTATTTCCCGGGCCTAGTACCTTCACCCACCGCGTCGTCAGCCGGCTGTTCCAGCGTGAGGAGGTGGTTCCGCAGATCAGCATGACCACCAACTATCTGGAAACCATCAAGATGATGGTCTCGATCGGCCTGGCCTGGAGCGTACTGCCCCGCACCATGGTGGATGAACAGGTCACGCCACTTACCGTCGCCAACGGTGACATCAGTCGTCAACTCGGTTGTATCTGGCACAGCGGTCGCACCCTGTCCAATGCGGGCCGTGCGATGGTGGAGATGCTGCAAACCGACGGCTGA
- the leuC gene encoding 3-isopropylmalate dehydratase large subunit, with amino-acid sequence MSAKTLYDKLWDSHLVKQRDDGSALLYIDRHLLHEVTSPQAFEGLRLAGRKPWRIDANLATPDHNVPTTNRAAGVSGIDDLVSKLQVTTLDDNCRDFGILEFQMTDRRQGIVHVVGPEQGATLPGMTIVCGDSHTATHGAFAALAHGIGTSEVEHVLATQCLVAKKMKNMLVKVDGKLGFGVTAKDVVLAVIGKIGTAGGNGHAIEFAGSAIRDLSMEGRMTICNMAIEAGARVGLVACDSKTVEYVKGRPYSPVGEDWERAVDVWKGLVSDADAHFDTVVELAAEDIKPQVSWGTSPEMVVAVDAAVPNPVDEADAVKRNGYERALKYMGLEANQPITSIRLDRVFIGSCTNSRIEDLRAAAAVAKGRHVAPSVKQAMVVPGSGLVKEQAEREGLDIIFKAAGFEWRDPGCSMCLAMNPDRLQAGEHCASTSNRNFEGRQGNGGRTHLVSPAMAAAAAIAGHFVDVREMLKEEAHA; translated from the coding sequence ATGTCCGCCAAAACACTTTACGACAAGCTTTGGGATAGCCATCTGGTGAAGCAGCGCGACGATGGGTCGGCACTGCTCTACATCGATCGGCATCTCTTGCATGAAGTGACCTCGCCACAGGCTTTCGAGGGCCTGCGCCTCGCTGGCCGCAAGCCATGGCGAATCGACGCCAACCTGGCGACGCCAGATCACAACGTGCCGACCACCAACCGCGCGGCGGGTGTATCCGGTATCGATGATCTGGTTTCCAAGCTGCAGGTCACCACACTCGATGACAATTGCCGCGACTTCGGCATTCTCGAATTCCAGATGACCGACCGCCGCCAGGGCATCGTCCATGTGGTCGGGCCGGAGCAGGGCGCGACGCTGCCGGGAATGACCATCGTCTGCGGCGATTCGCACACAGCCACGCACGGTGCCTTTGCTGCGTTGGCGCATGGCATCGGCACCTCCGAGGTCGAGCATGTGCTGGCTACGCAGTGCCTGGTCGCCAAGAAAATGAAGAACATGCTGGTCAAGGTCGACGGCAAGCTCGGCTTCGGCGTGACCGCCAAGGACGTCGTGCTGGCGGTCATCGGAAAGATCGGAACGGCTGGCGGCAACGGGCATGCGATCGAGTTCGCCGGCTCGGCGATCCGTGACCTGTCGATGGAAGGCCGTATGACCATCTGCAACATGGCCATCGAGGCCGGGGCGCGCGTCGGTCTGGTGGCCTGTGATAGCAAGACCGTCGAGTACGTCAAGGGTCGCCCGTATTCGCCTGTCGGTGAGGACTGGGAGCGCGCGGTTGACGTATGGAAGGGGCTGGTCTCCGATGCCGATGCGCACTTCGATACTGTGGTCGAGCTCGCCGCCGAAGACATCAAGCCGCAAGTGTCCTGGGGTACGTCCCCGGAAATGGTCGTGGCTGTTGACGCCGCCGTGCCGAATCCTGTCGATGAAGCCGACGCGGTAAAGCGTAACGGTTACGAACGGGCGCTGAAGTACATGGGGCTCGAGGCCAATCAGCCGATCACATCAATCAGGCTTGATCGTGTGTTCATCGGCTCCTGTACCAACTCGCGCATCGAAGATCTGCGTGCTGCAGCGGCGGTGGCCAAGGGTCGGCACGTTGCCCCCTCGGTCAAGCAGGCGATGGTTGTACCCGGTTCGGGTCTGGTGAAGGAGCAGGCTGAGCGAGAGGGCCTGGATATCATCTTCAAGGCGGCCGGCTTCGAGTGGCGCGATCCGGGCTGTTCGATGTGCCTGGCGATGAACCCCGATCGGCTGCAGGCAGGCGAACACTGCGCCTCCACCTCCAACCGGAACTTTGAAGGCCGCCAGGGCAACGGCGGACGTACGCACCTGGTCAGTCCGGCCATGGCGGCCGCCGCGGCGATCGCCGGCCACTTCGTCGATGTTCGTGAGATGCTCAAAGAGGAGGCGCACGCATGA
- the leuD gene encoding 3-isopropylmalate dehydratase small subunit — MKPFTQHTGLVAPLDRANVDTDQIIPKQFLKSIKRTGFGPNLFDEWRYLDEGYPGQDSSQRPLNPDFVLNLPRYQGASVLLARKNFGCGSSREHAPWALDEYGFRAVLAPSFADIFYNNSFKNGLLPIVLTEEQMDELFAQAEAQEGYGLTIDLAAQTVTRPDGVQYTFEIDAFRKHCLLNGLDDIGLTLQDGDAIAAFESRHKASQPWLFGAIK; from the coding sequence ATGAAGCCGTTTACCCAGCACACTGGACTGGTCGCGCCGCTCGATCGCGCCAATGTCGACACCGACCAGATCATTCCGAAGCAGTTTCTCAAGTCGATCAAGCGCACCGGTTTCGGTCCGAATCTGTTCGATGAGTGGCGCTATCTGGATGAAGGCTATCCGGGGCAGGACAGCTCCCAACGTCCGCTGAACCCGGATTTCGTGCTCAACCTGCCGCGCTACCAGGGGGCCAGCGTGCTCCTGGCGCGCAAGAATTTCGGCTGCGGCTCCAGCCGCGAGCATGCGCCCTGGGCGCTGGACGAGTACGGCTTTCGTGCGGTACTGGCGCCGAGCTTTGCCGATATCTTTTACAACAACAGCTTCAAGAATGGCCTGTTACCCATTGTTTTGACTGAAGAACAGATGGATGAACTGTTTGCCCAGGCCGAGGCGCAGGAAGGCTATGGGTTAACCATCGACCTGGCCGCCCAGACCGTGACCCGGCCTGACGGGGTGCAGTACACCTTCGAGATCGATGCCTTCCGCAAGCATTGTCTGCTCAATGGTCTGGACGATATTGGCCTGACATTGCAGGACGGCGACGCCATCGCCGCCTTCGAGTCCCGACACAAGGCCAGCCAGCCCTGGCTGTTCGGCGCAATCAAGTAA